One window from the genome of Pungitius pungitius chromosome 14, fPunPun2.1, whole genome shotgun sequence encodes:
- the rsrp1 gene encoding arginine/serine-rich protein 1 isoform X1 has product MTKGEDSRSEIARVRHNDGIKVIFDRSSAAISRSRSRSKSASRRSSGSRRHRGRSSRRHHRCSSSSSGSRSSSRSRSHPRCHRPSSRCRCDNHRRRGGRRSAPRRHRESSDSPSPSRHSRHRRNRSPSSRSGRAVSRFSQSPPRNHRSSSGSEYSENSVDLSIDGKGKPIMSVDAAIIQEDEKLYSPEIVESIESAQAVESKQVLRETWVRQDLEKTPSQSDEGELDDMFSLGMSLKRRTISFSINNSVLKPTAAAAASGAKVTSRMDSYESRKPYGHWMPVKSGHTSRARKHTPAH; this is encoded by the exons ATGACCAAGGGAGAGGACTCTCGCTCGGAAATTGCCCGCGTTCGCCATAATGACGGCATCAAGGTGATCTTCGACCGGAGCAGCGCCGCCATATCTCGCTCCCGTTCACGATCCAAAAGTGCCAGCAGACGCTCCAGCGGCTCCCGTCGCCACAGGGggcgcagcagccgccgccatCACCGTTGCTCGTCGTCTTCGTCCGGCAGCAGGTCGTCCTCTCGCTCCCGCTCCCACCCGCGTTGCCACAGGCCGTCCTCCCGCTGTCGCTGTGACAACCATCGCAGGCGTGGTGGCCGCCGATCCGCGCCGCGCCGCCACAGGGAAAGCTCcgactccccctccccctccaggcACTCCCGTCACCGACGCAACAGGTCCCCGTCCAGCCGGTCCGGGAGGGCGGTTAGCCGGTTCTCCCAGTCCCCGCCCAGAAACCACAGAAGCAGCTCAGGATCCGAATATTCAGAGAATTCCGTTGACTTGAGTATTGATG GTAAAGGAAAACCAATCATGTCTGTTGATGCTGCCATAATCCAAGAAGACGAGAAACTCTACAGTCCTGAGATCGTGGAATCAATCGAGTCGGCACAGGCGGTGGAGTCCAAACAAGTATTGCGAGAGACATGGGTGAGACAAGACCTGGAAAAGACTCCGTCACAG AGCGATGAGGGGGAGCTTGATGATATGTTCAGCTTGGGGATGTCCCTGAAAAGGAGAACGATCTCTTTCAGCATTAAT AACTCCGTGCTAAAACCAacagcggctgctgctgcgtcAGGGGCTAAGGTAACTTCCAGAATGGACAGCTATGAAAGCCGGAAGCCGTATGGCCATTGGATGCCAGTCAAATCAGGCCACACCTCCAgggcacgcaaacacacaccggCACACTAG
- the mgst3b gene encoding microsomal glutathione S-transferase 3b, giving the protein MDILTVLPANFGYAIFTYLYSWIMLGYLAVKVGGARKKYDVKYPTMYSDKDQVFNCIQRAHQNTLEVYSQWLVFQTIAALVYPLSASVLGAIWVTSRFSYAWGYYTGEPAKRMNGAYGYIGYFGVIFLSISVALQLLGVF; this is encoded by the exons ATGGATATTTTGACTGTGCTGCCGGCCAACTTCGGCTACGCCATATTTACCTACCTCTACAGCTGGATTATGCTGGGGTACTTGGCAGTGAAAGTCGGGGGTGCAAGGAAGAAGTACGACGTCAAG TACCCAACCATGTACAGTGACAAGGATCAGGTATTCAACTGCATCCAAAGAGCGCACCAGAACACGCTGGAGGTGTACTCCCAGTGGCTCGTTTTCCAAACCATTGCAGCTCTTGTCTACCCG TTATCAGCATCGGTGCTGGGAGCTATTTGGGTGACCAGCAGGTTTTCCTACGCCTGGGGCTACTACACAGGAG AGCCGGCCAAGAGGATGAATGGTGCCTATGGCTACATTGGATACTTCGGAGTCATCTTTCTGTCCATATCTGTAGCTTTGCAGTTGCTTGGAGTCTTCTAA
- the rsrp1 gene encoding arginine/serine-rich protein 1 isoform X2, translating into MTKGEDSRSEIARVRHNDGIKVIFDRSSAAISRSRSRSKSASRRSSGSRRHRGRSSRRHHRCSSSSSGSRSSSRSRSHPRCHRPSSRCRCDNHRRRGGRRSAPRRHRESSDSPSPSRHSRHRRNRSPSSRSGRAVSRFSQSPPRNHRSSSGSEYSENSVDLSIDGKGKPIMSVDAAIIQEDEKLYSPEIVESIESAQAVESKQVLRETWVRQDLEKTPSQVGVLDRWSAAHHTLNIKLSHKFLLNTQKFPPHLGLHINTR; encoded by the exons ATGACCAAGGGAGAGGACTCTCGCTCGGAAATTGCCCGCGTTCGCCATAATGACGGCATCAAGGTGATCTTCGACCGGAGCAGCGCCGCCATATCTCGCTCCCGTTCACGATCCAAAAGTGCCAGCAGACGCTCCAGCGGCTCCCGTCGCCACAGGGggcgcagcagccgccgccatCACCGTTGCTCGTCGTCTTCGTCCGGCAGCAGGTCGTCCTCTCGCTCCCGCTCCCACCCGCGTTGCCACAGGCCGTCCTCCCGCTGTCGCTGTGACAACCATCGCAGGCGTGGTGGCCGCCGATCCGCGCCGCGCCGCCACAGGGAAAGCTCcgactccccctccccctccaggcACTCCCGTCACCGACGCAACAGGTCCCCGTCCAGCCGGTCCGGGAGGGCGGTTAGCCGGTTCTCCCAGTCCCCGCCCAGAAACCACAGAAGCAGCTCAGGATCCGAATATTCAGAGAATTCCGTTGACTTGAGTATTGATG GTAAAGGAAAACCAATCATGTCTGTTGATGCTGCCATAATCCAAGAAGACGAGAAACTCTACAGTCCTGAGATCGTGGAATCAATCGAGTCGGCACAGGCGGTGGAGTCCAAACAAGTATTGCGAGAGACATGGGTGAGACAAGACCTGGAAAAGACTCCGTCACAGGTGGGTGTCTTAGATCGATGGTCAGCTGCACATCACACACTAAATATAAAGCTGTCTCACAAGTTCTTATTGAACACACAGAAGTTTCCCCCCCATCTAGGACTACATATTAATACAAG ATAA
- the rhd gene encoding rh blood group, D antigen — MAPQYAPSLRSCLAPLLLFLQTGFVVIFAFYVEIGGDIEADGTTFSSFYPEFQDVNVMVILGFGFMCTFLVRYSYSATGFNLLVAIMASQWAIILRGMESWYYTGKIRADLRSLVVAEMCAASALISIGAVLGKTNPVHLVLIGLLEVSGFILNEWLLQVLLKAPADNSIMLLHVFGAFFGLTLTWILFRKGSLQPFEKEKFDRQTGLFSMLGSLFLWMFWPSFNSVLVDNHSQRRLWAVCSTYLALAVSAVTAAAMSVLCSPKGKLNLICMQSCILAGGVAVGVSMSAVRQPWEAMTIGFAAAIVSTAGWRHLKTHMLLAFECHDTCAVLSTHGLPGLLGWLAHLLLQIKACDDHATAITFAVFHICTLFITITVSLSMGVLTGFLLKWNFWRPPQDKKCFDDQAFWEFPHLAVRK, encoded by the exons ATGGCTCCTCAGTACGCACCGAGTCTGCGGTCCTGTCTGGCACCGTTGCTGCTTTTCCTGCAGACAGGCTTCGTGGTCATATTTGCCTTCTACGTTGAGATCGGAGGCGATATAGAAGCAGACGGGACTACCTTCAGCAGCTTTTACCCAG agttcCAGGATGTGAACGTGATGGTGATTCTAGGCTTTGGCTTCATGTGCACTTTTCTAGTGCGGTATAGTTACAGTGCCACTGGATTCAACCTCCTCGTGGCTATCATGGCCAGCCAATGGGCCATCATACTCAGAGGAATGGAGTCCTGGTATTACACAGGGAAGATCAGGGCAGATTTGAGAAG cCTGGTGGTTGCTGAGATGTGCGCGGCCTCTGCACTCATCTCAATTGGAGCTGTGCTTGGGAAGACCAACCCTGTCCACCTGGTCCTCATCGGCCTGCTGGAGGTGTCAGGGTTCATCCTGAACGAGTGGCTCCTCCAGGTTCTGCTGAAG GCGCCGGCGGATAACAGCATCATGCTGCTTCACGTCTTCGGGGCCTTCTTTGGGCTCACGCTGACCTGGATCCTGTTTCGGAAAGGCTCCCTCCAGCCTTTTGAAAAGGAGAAGTTTGACCGCCAAACAGGATTATTCTCCATGTTGG GCTCTCTGTTTCTCTGGATGTTTTGGCCCAGTTTTAATTCGGTCCTCGTGGACAATCACTCACAGAGGAGGCTGTGGGCCGTGTGCAGCACCTACCTGGCCCTGGCTGTCAGCGCCGTGACAGCAGCCGCTATGTCTGTGCTCTGCAGCCCCAAGGGAAAGCTCAACCTG ATCTGTATGCAGTCTTGCATCCTCGCGGGTGGCGTTGCTGTTGGGGTTTCCATGTCAGCGGTTCGTCAGCCGTGGGAAGCCATGACCATCGGCTTCGCTGCCGCCATCGTATCCACCGCTGGATGGCGGCATCTCAAg ACGCACATGCTGCTTGCGTTCGAGTGCCACGACACCTGCGCTGTCCTGAGCACACACGGACTCCCCGGTCTGCTGGGATGGCTGGCGCATCTCCTGCTGCAGATAAAGGCCTGCGATGATCACGCTAC GGCCATCACGTTTGCTGTGTTTCACATTTGTACTCTCTTCATCACCATCACTGTGAGTCTGTCCATGGGAGTCCTTACAG GATTCCTACTCAAATGGAACTTCTGGAGACCTCCTCAAGACAAGAAATGTTTTGATGACCAGGCTTTCTGGGAG TTTCCCCATCTTGCCGTAAGAAAGTAA
- the syf2 gene encoding pre-mRNA-splicing factor syf2 has protein sequence MASRLEESATATGEAQQTDAEVSLKREERLRKFRELHFKRNEARKINHQEVVEEDKRLKLPTNWEAKKARLEWELAEDGKKKECAERGEDYHRVKLLEITAEDAERWERKKKKKNPDTGFAGYAEAQFRQYQRLTRQIRPDMESYEKQREDCGVDFHPTSNSLIHGTHVPSKDGIDRMVEDVEKQIEKRAKYSRRRAYNDDADIDYINERNAKFNKKAERFYGKYTAEIKQNLERGTAV, from the exons ATGGCGTCCCGTCTTGAG GAGTCCGCGACGGCCACAGGAGAGGCGCAACAGACGGATGCCGAGGTCTCTCTGAAGAGGGAAGAGAGACTTCGGAAATTTCGAGAGTTACATTTCAAACGA AATGAAGCACGTAAGATCAATCACCAGGAGGTTGTGGAGGAGGACAAAAGGCTGAAGCTCCCTACTAACTGGGAGGCTAAGAAAGCCAGACTGGAGTGGGAGCTCGCTGAAGACGGAAAGAAAAAA GAATGTGCTGAACGTGGGGAGGACTATCACCGAGTGAAGCTGCTTGAAATCACTGCTGAAGATGCAGAGCggtgggagaggaagaagaagaagaagaacccagACACTGGATTTGCAG GTTATGCTGAAGCCCAATTCCGACAGTACCAGAGGCTCACCAGGCAAATCCGACCCGACATGGAAAGCTatgagaagcagagagaggatTG CGGTGTGGACTTCCACCCCACGTCCAACAGCCTGATCCACGGCACCCACGTCCCCTCAAAGGACGGCATTGACCGCATGGTGGAAGATGTTGAGAAACA GATAGAGAAGCGGGCCAAGTACAGCCGACGCAGGGCCTACAACGACGACGCGGACATCGACTACATCAACGAGAGGAACGCCAAGTTCAACAAGAAGGCGGAGCGCTTCTATGGCAAATACACGGCGGAGATCAAACAAAACCTGGAGAGAGGCACAGCTGTCTAG
- the tmem50a gene encoding transmembrane protein 50A, producing MQQHQQPLRGSLIKRVRLNCACAEPSDIGSKDGLIEGVHIKTRTKRKVMSGFLDGIRCGDCECNVDWGERRNTIASVAAGVLFFTGWWIIIDAAVKYPDDGQFHHAYHTCGVIATVAFLMINAVSNGQVRGDSYSEGCIGQTGARVWLFIGFMLAFGSLIASMWILFGGFVVPQKPVVYPGIAVFFQNAFIFFGGLVFKFGRTEDLWQ from the exons ATGCAACAGCATCAACAGCCTCTCAGAGGTTCCCTCATCAAACGAGTGCGTTTGAACTGCGCATGTGCAGAACCGAGTGATATCGGAAGCAAAGACGGGCTGATCGAGGGGGTTCACATAAAAACAAGAACGAAAAGAAAAG TCATGTCAGGTTTCCTGGACGGGATCCGGTGCGGAGACTGCGAGTGCAATGTGGActggggagagagaagaaacacAATTGCATCCGTGGCTGCTGGAGTTCTG TTCTTCACAGGTTGGTGGATCATCATTGATGCTGCGGTGAAATATCCCGACGATGGCCAGTTTCATCATGCCTATCACACCTGCGGTGTCATCGCTACAGTGGCCTTTCTCAT GATAAATGCGGTTTCAAATGGCCAAGTGAGGGGAGACAGCTACAGCGAAGGCTGCATTGGACAGACAG GCGCTCGAGTGTGGCTCTTCATCGGCTTCATGCTGGCTTTCGGGTCCCTCATCGCCTCTATGTGGATTCTGTTTGGGGGATTTGTGGTGCCTC AGAAGCCTGTCGTGTACCCCGGCATTGCTGTTTTCTTCCAAAATGCGTTCATTTTCTTTGG GGGTTTGGTCTTCAAGTTCGGACGTACAGAGGATCTGTGGCAGTAg